From Deferrisoma camini S3R1, the proteins below share one genomic window:
- the lpxA gene encoding acyl-ACP--UDP-N-acetylglucosamine O-acyltransferase, with protein sequence MTKIDPRAVVAEGAEIAEGVEIGPFAVIGPHVRIGQGTTVGAHAVVEGWTTLGEGCRVFPFASVGTIPQDLKYGGEEARLEIGARTVIREFTTVNIGTAGGGGVTRVGDDCLLMAYSHVAHDCQLGDHVILANAVNLAGHVVVEDWAIVGGLSAVHQFVRIGAHAFIGGCSAVTLDVPPFVSAAGNRAKLFGLNLTGLKRRGFGDEALKALRRAYRTVFRSKMTLEKALAEVRAGPDFEVAEVRRFVEFLERSERGVTR encoded by the coding sequence GTGACCAAGATCGACCCGCGGGCCGTCGTGGCCGAAGGGGCCGAGATCGCCGAAGGCGTGGAGATCGGGCCCTTTGCCGTGATCGGGCCCCACGTGAGGATCGGCCAGGGCACCACCGTCGGGGCCCACGCCGTGGTGGAGGGCTGGACCACCCTGGGGGAGGGGTGCCGGGTGTTCCCGTTCGCCTCCGTGGGAACGATCCCCCAGGATCTCAAGTACGGCGGTGAGGAGGCCCGCCTGGAGATCGGCGCCCGCACGGTGATCCGGGAGTTCACCACCGTGAACATCGGCACGGCCGGGGGGGGCGGGGTGACCCGGGTGGGGGACGACTGCCTCCTGATGGCCTACAGCCACGTGGCCCACGACTGCCAGCTGGGGGACCACGTGATCCTGGCCAACGCCGTGAACCTGGCGGGCCACGTGGTGGTGGAGGACTGGGCCATCGTGGGGGGGCTGTCGGCCGTGCACCAGTTCGTGCGGATCGGGGCCCATGCGTTCATCGGCGGCTGCTCGGCCGTGACCCTGGACGTGCCGCCGTTCGTGTCGGCCGCTGGCAACCGGGCCAAGCTGTTCGGCCTGAACCTGACCGGGCTCAAGCGCCGGGGCTTCGGGGACGAGGCCCTCAAGGCCCTGAGGCGGGCCTACCGGACCGTGTTCCGGTCCAAGATGACCCTGGAGAAGGCGCTGGCAGAGGTGCGGGCCGGGCCGGACTTCGAGGTGGCCGAGGTCCGCCGGTTCGTGGAGTTCCTGGAACGATCGGAACGGGGAGTGACGCGCTGA
- a CDS encoding ABC transporter ATP-binding protein: protein MSRRPLTPPPGLKGPGDLGSWALLRALGRYFRPHWHRIVFSFLCMGVVGASAGATAWLVKPVLDDIFIRHDEWKLKVLPLALLGLYAVKGICRYLQSYVMRWVGEAVILAMRDDLLTHLQYREFGFHEKNPTGTLIARVTSDVGLMQGAIPNMIQMLRQGVTAAGLLAVLFVRDPGLAAISLLVAPLAAYPVKRISKLVRRYTRKGQERVGDLSNVLQESFSGIEVVKSFGCEDRQIERFHHEGERLRRISLKRARLNEATAPLLEFLGAVAAAAIIWYGGSRVLAGETTPGEFFSFLTALFMLYDPLKRAGNLNNSIQQALAAAERVFGVMAQPLPPWERGGDRDLDGPVEEVAYENVRFAYDPAQGEVIRGVSFRARRGQVVALVGASGSGKSTLLKLLPRFYDPTDGVIRINGVDIREFRIEGLRRAVAVVTQNTFLFNDTVRQNILVGRPDAGDDEVEAAARAAHAHEFILTLPQGYDTVVGERGDLLSGGQKQRIAIARAILKDAPILILDEATSALDSESESEVQAAMEALMANRTTFVIAHRLATVRHADLILVLRDGRVVERGNHEELVARGGEYARLCRLQFGEALG from the coding sequence ATGAGCCGCCGACCCCTGACCCCCCCGCCCGGCCTCAAGGGGCCCGGCGACCTCGGCTCGTGGGCCCTCCTGCGGGCGCTGGGCCGGTACTTCCGGCCCCACTGGCACCGGATCGTGTTCTCGTTCCTGTGCATGGGCGTGGTGGGGGCCTCGGCCGGCGCCACTGCCTGGCTGGTCAAACCGGTGCTGGACGACATCTTCATCCGGCACGACGAGTGGAAGCTCAAGGTCTTGCCCCTGGCCCTGCTGGGCCTGTACGCCGTCAAGGGCATCTGCCGGTACCTCCAGTCGTACGTCATGCGTTGGGTGGGCGAGGCCGTGATCCTCGCCATGCGCGACGACCTGCTCACCCACCTGCAGTACCGGGAGTTCGGATTCCACGAGAAGAACCCCACCGGCACCCTGATCGCCCGGGTCACGAGCGACGTAGGGCTGATGCAGGGCGCAATCCCCAACATGATCCAGATGCTCCGCCAGGGGGTCACGGCGGCCGGCCTGCTGGCGGTGTTGTTCGTTCGGGACCCCGGCCTGGCGGCCATCTCCCTGCTGGTGGCCCCCTTGGCCGCCTACCCGGTGAAGCGCATCAGCAAGCTGGTGCGGCGTTACACCCGCAAGGGCCAGGAGCGGGTGGGGGACCTGTCCAACGTGCTCCAGGAGTCGTTCTCCGGGATCGAGGTGGTCAAGTCGTTCGGGTGCGAGGATCGGCAGATCGAACGGTTCCACCACGAGGGCGAGCGGTTGCGGCGCATCAGCCTCAAGCGGGCCCGCCTGAACGAGGCCACGGCCCCCCTGCTGGAGTTCCTGGGGGCGGTGGCAGCCGCGGCCATCATCTGGTACGGGGGGAGCCGGGTGCTGGCCGGCGAGACCACGCCCGGGGAGTTCTTCAGCTTCCTCACGGCCCTGTTCATGCTGTACGACCCGCTGAAGCGCGCCGGAAACCTGAACAACTCGATCCAGCAGGCCCTGGCCGCGGCCGAACGGGTGTTCGGGGTGATGGCCCAACCCCTGCCCCCCTGGGAGCGCGGGGGAGACCGCGATCTGGACGGGCCGGTGGAGGAGGTGGCCTACGAGAACGTGCGGTTCGCCTACGACCCGGCCCAGGGCGAGGTGATCCGGGGGGTGAGCTTCCGGGCCCGGCGGGGGCAGGTGGTGGCGCTCGTGGGGGCGAGCGGGTCGGGCAAGTCCACGCTCCTGAAGCTCCTGCCGCGGTTCTACGACCCGACGGACGGGGTCATCCGGATCAACGGGGTGGACATCCGGGAGTTTCGCATCGAGGGCCTGCGCCGGGCCGTGGCGGTGGTGACCCAGAACACCTTCCTGTTCAACGACACGGTCCGCCAGAACATCCTGGTGGGCCGGCCGGACGCGGGCGACGACGAGGTGGAGGCGGCCGCGCGGGCCGCCCATGCCCACGAGTTCATCCTGACCCTGCCCCAGGGGTACGACACCGTGGTGGGGGAGCGGGGGGACCTGCTGAGCGGGGGGCAGAAGCAGCGGATCGCGATCGCCCGGGCCATCCTCAAGGACGCGCCGATCCTGATCCTGGACGAGGCCACGAGCGCCCTGGACTCGGAGTCCGAGTCCGAGGTTCAGGCGGCCATGGAGGCGCTCATGGCCAACCGGACGACCTTCGTGATCGCCCACCGCCTGGCCACCGTGCGTCACGCCGACCTGATCCTGGTGCTCCGGGACGGCCGGGTGGTGGAGAGGGGAAACCACGAGGAGCTCGTCGCCCGCGGCGGGGAGTATGCGAGGCTGTGCCGGCTCCAGTTCGGGGAGGCGCTGGGGTGA
- a CDS encoding lysophospholipid acyltransferase family protein: protein MNPAALGWACRAGAGYLGVVGRTSRYRISGRAAVEAARAEGPMLWAFWHNRLLGPLVPYRDRGIGVVISRSDDGELISRIVERFGYVPIRGSSSRGGAMALRGVLRHLASGRDVALTPDGPRGPRYRVQPGVAMAAVRSGVPVVPVGVAYSRRWVAPSWDRFQVPLPFGRVELVLGPPLRFGRGEPIERVRAVIQGAILRATERADARVGRVPP from the coding sequence GTGAATCCCGCCGCGTTGGGCTGGGCGTGCCGGGCGGGGGCCGGGTATCTGGGGGTGGTGGGCCGGACCAGCCGGTACCGGATCTCCGGCAGGGCAGCGGTCGAGGCCGCCCGGGCCGAGGGCCCGATGTTGTGGGCGTTCTGGCACAACCGGCTGCTGGGCCCGTTGGTGCCCTACCGGGACCGGGGCATCGGGGTGGTCATCAGCCGTAGCGACGACGGCGAGCTGATCTCGCGGATCGTCGAGCGGTTCGGGTACGTGCCGATCCGGGGGTCGTCGTCCCGGGGCGGGGCCATGGCCCTGCGGGGGGTGCTGCGCCACCTCGCCTCGGGCCGGGACGTGGCCCTGACCCCGGACGGGCCGCGGGGACCCCGGTACCGCGTCCAGCCGGGGGTGGCGATGGCCGCCGTCCGCAGCGGCGTGCCCGTGGTGCCGGTGGGGGTGGCGTACTCCCGGCGGTGGGTGGCCCCCTCGTGGGACCGGTTCCAGGTCCCCCTGCCGTTCGGCAGGGTGGAGCTGGTGCTGGGGCCGCCGCTGCGGTTCGGCCGCGGGGAGCCGATCGAGCGGGTCCGGGCGGTGATCCAGGGGGCGATCCTTCGGGCCACAGAGCGGGCCGATGCCCGCGTGGGCCGGGTGCCGCCGTGA
- the lpxB gene encoding lipid-A-disaccharide synthase, with protein MRSEPVLAVSAGEASGDLHAANLLGALAERGVRFRAWAVGGSRLARAGAEILIPSETLSAMGLLEAAGRLPALLRARRAVVRRFLTDRPDLFLPVDFGGFNLALAARARRLGVPVVYYIPPKVWAWGPWRVRKVRDRVDEALVVLPFEEPYWRDRGVRVWYVGSPVADHVAGRRWSPEPARVGLLPGSRKGEILRIWPLLRQVADELARHRPLRFTVPLAPGVDREWFGDARGMEFTDDALGVMERSELVIAASGTAALECALVGVPTVVVYRVNPLTYWLGRLLVRVPFVALPNLIAGREVVPEFVQRPVAEVVRAAVRLLGDDGARARMVEGLAEVRRKVGEPGAARRAAERVARFLEERG; from the coding sequence TTGCGTTCTGAACCGGTGCTGGCGGTCTCCGCCGGCGAGGCCTCGGGGGATCTGCACGCGGCGAACCTGCTGGGGGCCCTCGCGGAGCGGGGCGTGCGGTTCCGGGCATGGGCGGTGGGGGGGTCGCGGCTCGCCCGGGCCGGGGCCGAGATCCTGATCCCTTCGGAGACCCTGTCGGCCATGGGCCTGCTGGAGGCGGCCGGCCGCCTTCCGGCGCTGCTGCGGGCCCGGAGGGCCGTCGTGCGCCGTTTCCTCACCGACCGTCCCGACCTCTTTCTCCCCGTGGACTTCGGCGGGTTCAACCTGGCCCTGGCGGCCCGGGCGCGGCGGCTCGGCGTGCCCGTGGTGTACTACATCCCCCCCAAGGTGTGGGCCTGGGGGCCCTGGCGGGTCCGCAAGGTCCGGGATCGGGTGGACGAGGCCCTGGTGGTCCTGCCGTTCGAGGAGCCGTATTGGAGGGACCGGGGGGTCCGGGTCTGGTACGTGGGCTCGCCCGTGGCCGACCACGTGGCGGGTCGGCGGTGGAGCCCGGAGCCGGCACGGGTGGGGCTGCTGCCCGGAAGCCGCAAGGGGGAGATCCTGCGGATCTGGCCCCTGCTGCGGCAGGTCGCGGACGAGCTGGCCCGACACCGCCCGTTGCGGTTCACGGTGCCCCTGGCGCCTGGGGTGGATCGGGAGTGGTTCGGAGACGCGCGCGGGATGGAGTTCACCGACGACGCCCTGGGGGTGATGGAGCGCAGCGAGCTGGTGATCGCCGCCTCGGGCACGGCCGCCCTGGAGTGCGCCCTGGTGGGGGTGCCCACCGTGGTGGTGTACCGGGTGAACCCCCTCACGTACTGGCTGGGCCGGCTGCTCGTCCGTGTCCCGTTCGTGGCCCTGCCCAACCTGATCGCAGGTCGGGAGGTGGTGCCCGAGTTCGTGCAGCGGCCGGTGGCCGAGGTGGTCCGGGCCGCGGTGCGCCTGCTGGGGGACGACGGGGCCCGGGCACGGATGGTCGAAGGGTTGGCCGAGGTGCGCCGGAAGGTGGGAGAGCCGGGGGCGGCCCGCCGGGCCGCCGAACGGGTCGCCCGGTTCCTGGAGGAGCGGGGATGA
- a CDS encoding LpxI family protein: MDRIAVIAGAGEFPRLFVREARKRGVEPVVVALQEEADPAIEEEAEQVHWMPLGKVGRLLKLLSREKVTRAVVAGKVHKVRIFRDFRPDVKTLTLLWGLRDRKDDTIMLKVAEILAQEGIELLPQTTYMDEYLPGAGVFTKRQPTDEERSDVSFGAEIARSMGELDIGQTVVVKRGAVLAVEAIEGTDQAIRRGGSLGNGDVVVVKVAKPRQDLRFDVPAVGLDTIVACLDARARVLAIEGGKTFFFQQDEAVALADRHNLTILAF; encoded by the coding sequence ATGGATCGCATCGCGGTGATCGCGGGGGCGGGGGAGTTCCCCCGGCTGTTCGTGCGGGAGGCCCGCAAGCGGGGCGTGGAGCCGGTGGTGGTGGCCCTGCAGGAGGAGGCCGACCCGGCCATCGAGGAGGAGGCCGAGCAGGTCCACTGGATGCCCCTGGGCAAGGTGGGCAGGCTCCTGAAGCTCCTGTCCCGGGAGAAGGTGACCCGGGCGGTGGTGGCCGGAAAGGTCCACAAGGTCCGGATCTTCCGGGACTTCCGGCCCGACGTGAAGACCCTGACCCTGCTGTGGGGGCTGCGGGACCGCAAGGACGACACCATCATGCTCAAGGTGGCCGAGATCCTGGCCCAGGAGGGGATCGAGCTGCTGCCCCAGACCACCTACATGGACGAGTACCTGCCCGGGGCAGGCGTGTTCACGAAGCGCCAGCCCACCGACGAGGAGCGGTCCGACGTGTCGTTCGGCGCCGAGATCGCCCGGTCCATGGGGGAGCTGGACATCGGGCAGACCGTGGTGGTCAAGCGGGGGGCGGTACTGGCGGTGGAGGCGATCGAAGGCACCGACCAGGCGATCCGCCGGGGAGGGAGCCTGGGCAACGGCGACGTGGTGGTGGTGAAGGTGGCCAAGCCCCGCCAGGACCTGCGGTTCGACGTGCCCGCGGTGGGGCTCGACACGATCGTGGCCTGCCTCGACGCCCGGGCCCGGGTGCTGGCGATCGAGGGGGGGAAGACCTTCTTCTTCCAGCAGGACGAGGCGGTGGCCCTGGCCGACCGCCACAATCTGACGATCCTTGCGTTCTGA
- a CDS encoding 3-deoxy-D-manno-octulosonic acid transferase, which produces MSAFLALYRAVGTAGVLAAAPVLAARALTDPRYRVGWGERLGLWADPPRRCVWVHGASVGELRAAAPLVRQLRTRGRRVLVTATSPAGAQVAGELAGDPAWGRLLPLDPLPWLGRLVARLRPRAVILVETELWPGFLGALRGQRVPVLLVNARISDRSFLRYRRVRRLLAPVLGGFRCIQAQSEDHARRFLALGAPPDRVEVGGNLKFDLPDPDPSHPATRLVRRAAEGARVVVAGSTHPGEERAVARAVRRLSRRGVQAGLVVAPRHLERLAQAEEELRSEGVEPVRWTDAAEQGEGAVRRALGEGRALVVDRFGVLPHLYGAAAVAFVGGTLAPVGGHNPLEALVWGVPVVLGPHAANIRDLVAEIREHGLGTEVRDPEGLAAALEPYLTGDPEGVRAASLALFDRNRGATQRALAALEDALRDGLPCPCTSG; this is translated from the coding sequence GTGAGCGCGTTCCTGGCCCTCTACCGGGCCGTGGGAACCGCGGGCGTGCTGGCGGCCGCCCCCGTGTTGGCCGCCAGGGCCCTCACCGATCCCCGGTATCGCGTGGGGTGGGGCGAGCGGTTGGGCCTGTGGGCCGATCCGCCCCGCCGGTGCGTGTGGGTCCACGGCGCCAGCGTGGGAGAGCTCAGGGCGGCCGCCCCCCTCGTGCGGCAGCTCCGGACCCGGGGCCGCCGGGTGCTCGTGACCGCCACGAGCCCGGCCGGGGCCCAGGTGGCGGGCGAGCTGGCCGGGGACCCCGCGTGGGGCAGGCTGCTGCCCCTGGATCCCCTGCCGTGGCTCGGTCGCCTGGTCGCCCGGCTTCGGCCCCGGGCCGTGATCCTGGTGGAGACCGAGCTCTGGCCTGGCTTCCTGGGGGCGTTGCGCGGCCAGCGCGTGCCGGTGCTGTTGGTGAACGCTCGGATCTCGGACCGATCCTTTCTCCGGTACCGACGGGTGAGGCGGCTCCTCGCCCCGGTGCTCGGGGGGTTCCGATGCATCCAGGCCCAGTCCGAGGACCACGCCCGGCGGTTTCTGGCCCTGGGAGCGCCACCGGATCGGGTCGAGGTGGGCGGAAACCTGAAGTTCGACCTCCCGGACCCGGATCCGTCCCACCCGGCCACCCGGCTGGTGCGGCGGGCCGCGGAAGGGGCGCGGGTGGTGGTGGCCGGATCGACCCACCCGGGTGAGGAACGGGCCGTGGCCCGGGCCGTCCGGCGGCTGTCCCGAAGGGGGGTGCAGGCCGGGCTGGTGGTGGCCCCGCGCCATCTCGAACGGCTGGCCCAGGCCGAGGAGGAGCTCCGGTCCGAGGGGGTGGAGCCGGTCCGGTGGACCGATGCGGCCGAGCAAGGCGAGGGGGCCGTGCGCCGGGCCCTGGGGGAGGGCCGGGCCCTGGTGGTGGACCGGTTCGGGGTGCTGCCACACCTGTACGGGGCGGCGGCGGTCGCATTCGTGGGGGGGACCCTCGCGCCTGTGGGCGGCCACAACCCCCTGGAGGCCCTCGTCTGGGGGGTGCCGGTGGTCCTGGGCCCACACGCGGCGAACATCCGCGACCTGGTGGCGGAGATCCGGGAGCACGGGCTGGGCACCGAGGTCCGGGACCCCGAGGGACTCGCGGCCGCCCTGGAGCCGTACCTCACCGGCGACCCGGAGGGGGTGAGGGCGGCGTCCCTGGCGCTGTTCGACCGCAACCGGGGCGCGACCCAGAGGGCCCTGGCGGCGTTGGAGGATGCCTTGCGCGACGGGTTGCCATGTCCCTGTACTTCTGGGTGA